The following are from one region of the Streptomyces sp. L2 genome:
- a CDS encoding DUF6286 domain-containing protein, which produces MNTAASAGRMVGPAERGRLVIADRVVRRIAARAAADALAPGDVTDLSVKVATDNGRATLAVALSLPYRAGLQESGERLCRDTAERTAMLTGLTVSRVRIRVRGLVAYPEPGPDALTTPALAALQHTTDWEAKRLWSERRLPSVLTALVSTAICAAALYETVCVRLVGCAHTSLWSRPLTWLSAHRSGDCALALGSLAALLGLGLLALAVLPGRRRSLTLRTPDRGMRAILSRATAESLVRDAVSDVSGVSQVRVRIRRRRARIRATLQFGNRDAVRETVTTAIHRALADCALGRALRVRVHLRPAPGWATERQDLAPHGDTTGDESP; this is translated from the coding sequence GTGAACACGGCGGCGTCCGCAGGGCGCATGGTCGGGCCGGCCGAGCGCGGCCGGCTCGTGATCGCCGATCGGGTGGTGCGCCGCATCGCCGCCCGCGCGGCGGCAGACGCTCTTGCTCCGGGGGACGTCACGGACCTCAGCGTGAAGGTCGCGACGGACAACGGCCGGGCCACACTGGCAGTCGCGCTCTCCCTGCCCTACCGAGCCGGGCTTCAGGAGTCCGGTGAGCGGCTGTGCCGGGACACGGCGGAACGTACGGCCATGCTCACCGGTCTTACAGTCTCCCGTGTGCGCATCCGGGTGCGCGGCCTGGTGGCGTATCCCGAGCCCGGTCCGGACGCACTGACCACACCGGCTCTCGCGGCCCTCCAGCACACGACCGACTGGGAGGCGAAACGCTTGTGGTCGGAGCGCCGCCTGCCTTCCGTGCTCACGGCGCTCGTCAGCACCGCAATCTGCGCGGCGGCGCTGTACGAGACGGTGTGCGTGCGCCTTGTGGGGTGCGCACACACCTCCTTGTGGTCACGACCGCTCACGTGGTTATCCGCCCACCGCTCCGGCGACTGCGCGCTGGCATTGGGTTCGCTCGCAGCGCTGCTGGGTCTGGGGCTGCTGGCACTCGCGGTTCTGCCCGGCCGGCGCCGTTCGCTCACGCTGAGGACTCCCGACCGGGGAATGCGCGCGATTCTCAGCCGGGCGACGGCCGAATCACTGGTGAGGGACGCCGTGTCGGACGTATCCGGTGTCTCCCAGGTGCGCGTGCGCATCAGACGCCGCCGGGCGCGAATTCGGGCAACGCTGCAGTTCGGTAACCGCGATGCGGTGCGTGAGACGGTGACGACGGCGATTCACCGGGCTCTCGCCGACTGCGCGCTGGGGCGTGCGCTCCGTGTCCGGGTCCACCTGCGTCCCGCACCGGGATGGGCCACCGAACGCCAGGACCTCGCGCCGCATGGCGACACGACGGGGGACGAATCACCATGA
- a CDS encoding DUF2637 domain-containing protein, giving the protein MDEMQSRLNPYDTQFTQSIRYDGPRSHHCAECNAHQPHHCWQGIETPMTGGVWDPDVELAQILNMESGMHSAYPPPAGRGAPVPPADQRQPMPRYRGHASKRRVRPTALLIAVIIACTASMLGWSISYSYEQLRTVASLFMPATVARWWPWMLYGPWLAAGMSIMRASLQHRTARWSWTVLVTASVGAVALCVGNSSKSLLMMAVSGIPPITALACFQELVTQFSYRYRPQHAMHSAKRSRQA; this is encoded by the coding sequence ATGGATGAGATGCAGAGCAGGCTCAATCCATATGACACGCAATTCACTCAAAGCATCAGATACGACGGGCCGCGAAGCCATCACTGCGCCGAATGCAACGCACACCAGCCGCATCACTGCTGGCAGGGCATCGAAACGCCAATGACCGGAGGCGTCTGGGACCCCGATGTGGAATTGGCTCAGATTCTGAACATGGAATCCGGCATGCATTCCGCCTACCCTCCTCCGGCCGGCCGGGGAGCCCCCGTGCCTCCTGCCGATCAACGGCAGCCCATGCCGCGGTACCGGGGCCATGCGAGCAAACGGCGCGTCAGGCCGACGGCCCTCCTGATCGCCGTCATCATCGCGTGCACCGCGAGCATGCTGGGCTGGTCCATCTCCTACTCATACGAACAACTTCGCACCGTCGCCTCCTTGTTCATGCCGGCGACGGTGGCCCGATGGTGGCCCTGGATGCTGTACGGGCCGTGGCTCGCGGCAGGCATGTCCATCATGCGTGCTTCTCTCCAGCATCGAACCGCCCGATGGTCCTGGACCGTTCTTGTGACCGCGTCCGTCGGCGCCGTCGCACTGTGCGTCGGCAACTCGTCAAAATCCCTCCTGATGATGGCCGTGTCCGGGATTCCCCCCATCACCGCTCTGGCCTGCTTTCAGGAACTCGTCACCCAGTTCTCATATCGCTACCGGCCTCAGCACGCCATGCACAGCGCGAAACGGTCGAGACAGGCATAG
- a CDS encoding SsgA family sporulation/cell division regulator gives MFRFMRKEWLPRRATKETRLGLGSGPEVRGRPATGVTISLAARARLAATVNQQISIPVTLRYSRTDPLAVHIDFPAVVSLDGQDMTWSFARELLASGLRRPSGIGDVRIWPSGHAYTVIEFRTPEGKAAAKFDTPVLDRFLSRSCALVDRGRENLGPALEASLAALLDGV, from the coding sequence ATGTTCAGATTCATGCGCAAGGAATGGCTGCCTCGCCGAGCCACGAAGGAGACCCGTCTCGGCCTCGGCTCGGGCCCGGAGGTGCGCGGTCGGCCGGCTACGGGCGTCACGATCAGCCTGGCCGCCCGTGCGCGGCTGGCAGCTACAGTCAACCAGCAGATCTCGATCCCAGTGACCCTGCGCTACAGTCGCACCGACCCGCTGGCGGTGCACATCGACTTCCCCGCAGTGGTCTCCCTCGACGGCCAGGACATGACCTGGTCCTTCGCCCGTGAACTGCTGGCCAGCGGTCTTCGTCGGCCCAGCGGCATCGGAGACGTCCGCATCTGGCCTAGTGGACACGCCTATACGGTGATCGAATTCCGCACCCCGGAGGGCAAGGCGGCGGCCAAGTTCGACACTCCCGTGCTCGATCGCTTCCTCTCCCGCTCGTGCGCACTGGTCGACCGCGGCAGAGAGAACCTGGGCCCGGCCCTCGAGGCGAGTCTCGCCGCCCTACTGGACGGCGTCTGA
- a CDS encoding Asp23/Gls24 family envelope stress response protein, translating into MTTQEPNPGTATGGDRVAAPDVTTVAGESRVAVETGEARGRTTIADVVVVKIAGMAAREITGVHDMGGSLSRTIGAVRDRVPGGRPNVGRGVKVEVGERQAAVDLDLVVEYGLPIPEIARAVRENVISAVERITGLEVVEVNVNIDDVRLPDDDAGASSDSRVE; encoded by the coding sequence ATGACGACACAGGAGCCGAACCCGGGTACGGCAACCGGCGGCGACCGGGTAGCGGCCCCTGACGTCACCACCGTGGCCGGGGAATCTCGCGTCGCGGTGGAGACCGGCGAAGCGCGGGGCAGGACAACCATCGCCGATGTCGTCGTGGTCAAGATCGCCGGCATGGCGGCGAGGGAGATCACCGGTGTCCACGACATGGGCGGCAGCCTCTCCCGCACCATCGGGGCGGTGCGCGACCGGGTCCCCGGGGGGCGGCCCAATGTGGGACGCGGGGTAAAGGTCGAGGTGGGTGAGCGGCAGGCAGCGGTCGACCTCGATCTGGTCGTCGAGTACGGGCTGCCCATTCCCGAGATCGCCCGCGCGGTGCGGGAGAACGTCATTTCCGCCGTGGAGCGGATCACCGGACTCGAAGTCGTCGAGGTGAACGTGAACATCGACGACGTACGCCTGCCGGATGACGACGCGGGCGCCTCCTCGGACTCGCGGGTTGAGTAG